Proteins from a genomic interval of Halopseudomonas litoralis:
- a CDS encoding DUF3341 domain-containing protein translates to MTRTGIYGVIARFDSADQLVTVTHAARQAGYRGLDAFAPFPVPGLPAALGFHQRRIAPLALLAGLCAAAAAFALQWYSAVIDYPIVVGGKPLNSWPAFLPVSFELGILATALTAILMMLWGNGLPRPYHAVFNDPEFDRASCDGFFLLIRGGDDASAATAPTVRAWLTSQGATSIRELRA, encoded by the coding sequence ATGACCAGAACCGGTATCTACGGTGTTATCGCCCGGTTTGACAGCGCCGACCAGCTAGTCACGGTGACCCATGCTGCCCGTCAGGCTGGCTATCGTGGGCTGGATGCCTTTGCTCCCTTTCCTGTACCGGGACTGCCGGCGGCGCTGGGTTTTCACCAGCGCCGCATCGCGCCTCTGGCGCTGCTGGCTGGGCTGTGTGCGGCAGCGGCGGCCTTTGCATTGCAGTGGTATTCAGCGGTAATCGATTATCCGATCGTCGTCGGCGGCAAGCCGCTGAACAGTTGGCCAGCCTTTTTGCCGGTGAGCTTTGAACTGGGCATTCTCGCCACGGCATTGACGGCAATCTTGATGATGCTGTGGGGCAATGGCTTGCCGCGCCCCTACCATGCGGTATTCAATGATCCCGAGTTTGACCGGGCCTCCTGCGACGGTTTCTTTCTACTGATCCGTGGGGGAGACGACGCCTCTGCCGCGACAGCGCCAACGGTTCGCGCATGGCTGACCAGTCAGGGAGCAACCAGCATCCGGGAGCTCAGGGCATGA
- the nrfD gene encoding NrfD/PsrC family molybdoenzyme membrane anchor subunit: protein MAEQPLIPESLSHAGISERVAGIVLTRRAPRAWKIALVISALLTLLLLGSLTIVFTTGVGLFGVNIPVAWGFPIVNTIWWIGIAHAGTLISAVLLLTRQRWRASINRLAEAMAMFAVICAGIYPLVHLGRPWLAYYLLPYPDSMDLWPQWRSPLVWDFFAIATYLIFTLCFLYLSLLPDLATLRDRARSRIVQLCYGFLALGWRNSALHWARYEQANMVLAVIAAPLVVSVTGIISLDLAVSIVPGYHFTIFPPYFVAGALFSGFATVAMLAITMRSLFTLKDLITRQHLDYLGRMMLIFALVVSYAYIQEMFTAWYSGDEFYRMVYIDRWTGPYAPVWWSMIFCNVVLTQLLWFRRVRRSPLVLFGLAVTSNIGMWLERFQIVFTSTHADFTPAAWGTSWPTSWDWMVYAGSLGLFTFLILLFVRLVPLISMHDTRSKIHREDTG from the coding sequence ATGGCCGAGCAACCGCTGATTCCAGAGTCGTTGAGCCACGCAGGCATATCCGAGCGGGTTGCCGGGATCGTCCTGACTCGGCGCGCGCCGCGGGCATGGAAGATCGCGCTGGTAATATCAGCTTTGCTGACGCTGTTATTGCTCGGATCCCTGACGATCGTTTTCACCACTGGGGTTGGCCTGTTCGGGGTGAACATTCCCGTGGCCTGGGGTTTTCCGATTGTGAACACCATCTGGTGGATTGGCATTGCTCACGCCGGCACGCTGATCTCAGCCGTGCTGTTGCTCACCCGGCAGCGCTGGCGCGCGTCGATCAACCGGCTGGCGGAGGCCATGGCGATGTTTGCCGTGATCTGTGCGGGAATCTATCCGCTGGTCCATCTGGGACGCCCATGGTTGGCGTATTACCTGCTGCCTTACCCCGATAGCATGGATCTCTGGCCGCAATGGCGCAGTCCCCTGGTGTGGGATTTTTTTGCCATCGCCACCTATCTGATCTTCACCCTGTGCTTTCTGTATCTGAGCCTGTTACCGGACCTTGCCACCCTGCGCGACCGTGCTCGCAGCCGCATCGTGCAGCTCTGCTATGGGTTTCTGGCCCTTGGCTGGCGCAATTCAGCGCTGCACTGGGCCCGTTATGAACAGGCCAATATGGTCCTGGCCGTGATTGCTGCACCCCTGGTGGTGTCGGTGACCGGGATTATTTCCCTGGATCTGGCGGTTTCCATCGTCCCCGGCTACCACTTCACCATCTTCCCGCCGTATTTTGTCGCCGGTGCCTTGTTCTCCGGGTTTGCCACCGTCGCCATGCTGGCCATTACCATGCGCTCGCTTTTTACGCTGAAAGACCTGATTACCAGGCAGCATCTCGATTATCTGGGGCGCATGATGCTGATCTTCGCTCTGGTAGTGAGTTACGCCTACATTCAGGAGATGTTCACCGCCTGGTACTCCGGTGATGAGTTCTATCGGATGGTGTATATCGATCGCTGGACCGGCCCCTACGCTCCGGTCTGGTGGAGCATGATTTTCTGCAACGTCGTATTGACACAGCTGCTCTGGTTTCGACGTGTGCGCCGCTCGCCGTTGGTGTTGTTCGGTCTCGCCGTCACCAGCAACATCGGTATGTGGCTGGAACGTTTTCAGATCGTTTTTACCAGTACGCATGCGGACTTCACGCCGGCAGCCTGGGGTACAAGCTGGCCAACCAGCTGGGACTGGATGGTGTACGCTGGCTCGTTGGGTTTGTTCACTTTTCTGATATTGCTCTTCGTCCGCCTGGTACCTTTGATCTCGATGCACGATACGCGCTCGAAAATTCACCGGGAGGACACAGGATGA
- a CDS encoding c-type cytochrome, which produces MADQSGSNQHPGAQGMMGGIILLLTACIGLLAGCSQAMEDQPKYTPYEQTDAAQSGLWPHQQSARLPVAGTVARGESLEPPAEQLPVPLTMVLLKRGQQQYDTFCVPCHGLNGAGDGVVVQRGFPAPPSYHIARLRQAPLKHFYDVIADGYGVMYSYGARVPPAERWAIAVYIRALQLSQHAHVSDLTPTQRATLVPPMPEGRP; this is translated from the coding sequence ATGGCTGACCAGTCAGGGAGCAACCAGCATCCGGGAGCTCAGGGCATGATGGGCGGCATCATTTTGTTACTCACGGCGTGCATTGGACTATTGGCCGGCTGCAGCCAAGCGATGGAAGATCAGCCGAAATATACACCCTACGAGCAGACTGATGCGGCGCAGTCCGGCCTTTGGCCCCACCAGCAGTCGGCACGCCTGCCGGTTGCCGGCACGGTGGCGCGGGGTGAATCGTTGGAACCCCCTGCTGAGCAGTTGCCGGTGCCGCTGACCATGGTGCTGCTGAAGCGGGGCCAGCAGCAATACGACACCTTCTGCGTGCCATGCCATGGGCTGAATGGTGCAGGTGATGGCGTGGTGGTGCAGCGCGGTTTTCCTGCACCACCGTCTTATCACATAGCGCGTTTACGTCAGGCGCCGCTGAAGCACTTTTATGATGTCATCGCCGACGGATATGGTGTGATGTACAGCTACGGCGCACGAGTACCGCCGGCGGAGCGTTGGGCCATTGCGGTGTACATCCGCGCTTTGCAGCTGTCGCAACATGCCCACGTCAGTGACCTGACGCCGACGCAGCGTGCAACTCTGGTGCCGCCCATGCCGGAGGGCCGACCATGA
- the coxB gene encoding cytochrome c oxidase subunit II codes for MAETESAVVDADIGFQLIPEQASDYAAHIDYLYFALLGLSGLLITILVGLICVFAWRYHHDRPERRGAPVSERTSNRIEIAFACALAVLFAGTFYWASNLYLTLYGQTHADLTINIVGKQWMWHVQHPDGTREINTLHAPIGETIELRLTSQDVIHSFSVPALRFKRDAVPGMYTTAYFKASKTGKFRLFCAEYCGQSHSRMRGRVVLMEPDAYQQWLARNGAGENPAVAGKALFSSYGCSGCHLGKSSVRAPALDGLYGRTVPLANGSTIVADEAYIRDSIVEPQKDVVAGYQPIMPSFAGQISESDIFDIIAYIKSLQPGDWEQGDPTGAGP; via the coding sequence ATGGCGGAGACTGAATCTGCGGTTGTCGATGCGGATATCGGCTTCCAGTTGATCCCCGAGCAGGCATCCGATTATGCGGCGCACATCGACTATCTATACTTCGCACTGCTGGGGCTGTCCGGCCTGCTGATCACCATTCTGGTTGGCCTGATCTGCGTGTTTGCCTGGCGTTACCACCACGACCGGCCCGAGCGCCGAGGCGCGCCCGTATCGGAACGGACCAGCAACCGTATCGAGATCGCCTTTGCCTGTGCGCTGGCAGTGTTGTTCGCTGGCACCTTCTATTGGGCCAGCAATCTGTATCTGACACTGTACGGCCAGACCCACGCCGATCTGACCATCAATATCGTCGGCAAACAGTGGATGTGGCATGTGCAGCACCCGGACGGCACCCGGGAGATCAATACTCTGCACGCACCTATTGGTGAAACCATCGAGCTGCGGCTGACATCTCAAGACGTGATCCACAGTTTTTCCGTACCGGCGCTGCGTTTCAAGCGTGACGCGGTGCCGGGCATGTATACCACGGCCTATTTCAAGGCGAGTAAAACCGGGAAGTTCAGGTTGTTTTGCGCGGAATACTGTGGCCAATCGCACTCGCGCATGCGCGGTCGCGTGGTGCTCATGGAGCCCGATGCCTATCAGCAGTGGCTGGCCCGCAATGGCGCTGGCGAGAACCCTGCGGTAGCGGGCAAGGCGCTGTTTTCGAGTTATGGCTGCAGCGGTTGTCACCTGGGCAAATCTTCGGTTCGCGCGCCTGCGCTGGACGGGCTGTATGGGCGCACGGTGCCGCTGGCCAATGGCAGCACCATAGTTGCAGATGAGGCTTATATCCGTGACTCCATTGTCGAGCCGCAAAAGGATGTGGTGGCTGGCTATCAGCCGATCATGCCCAGTTTTGCCGGGCAGATTTCTGAAAGCGACATTTTCGACATCATCGCTTACATCAAGTCACTGCAACCCGGTGACTGGGAGCAGGGTGATCCAACAGGAGCAGGGCCATGA
- the nhaD gene encoding sodium:proton antiporter NhaD, giving the protein MYVLMAVIFVVGYLCIALEHPLKLDKAASALLTAGMTWAVLVLGADQILPTLTLGSNDPADSSGIVVEALRHHLGEIAEILFFLLGAMTIVELIDAHGGFKVITDRITTRKRVSLLWIIGVLTFFLSAVLDNLTTTIVMVSLLRKLVRGRPERWLYVGVVVISANAGGAWSPIGDVTTTMLWIGGQITAQQVVFELFLPSLVCLLVPLAILSVRLKGDAPRPRLRAHVADGGHATTDRERNIVLAMGIGALLFVPVFKTVTGLPPYMGILFGLGVLWVATEIMHRNKKAELKHPLSVIGVLHRVDTPSILFFLGILLAVSSLATAGHLGQIAMGLRDGLGNIFAINYAVGLLSAVVDNVPLVAGAMKMYPLVSDGMLASAAASESEWLSQFVTDGRFWQLLAFCAGTGGSSLIIGSAAGVAAMGMEKIGFFWYIKHVSLLAFLGYTAGAAVYFLMYM; this is encoded by the coding sequence ATGTATGTGCTGATGGCGGTCATTTTTGTAGTGGGTTATCTCTGTATCGCGCTGGAGCATCCGCTCAAGCTCGACAAGGCGGCCTCGGCGCTGCTTACGGCCGGGATGACCTGGGCGGTGCTGGTGCTGGGCGCAGATCAGATTCTGCCAACCCTGACGCTGGGCAGTAACGACCCGGCCGACTCCTCCGGTATTGTCGTGGAGGCTCTGCGGCATCATCTCGGGGAAATTGCCGAGATTCTTTTCTTCCTGCTTGGCGCCATGACCATCGTCGAGCTGATCGACGCCCATGGCGGCTTCAAGGTGATCACCGACCGTATTACCACCCGCAAGCGCGTTTCGCTGCTGTGGATTATCGGTGTACTGACCTTCTTTCTCTCCGCCGTGCTGGACAACCTGACCACCACCATCGTCATGGTTTCACTGCTGCGCAAGCTGGTGCGGGGTCGGCCGGAGCGCTGGCTGTATGTCGGCGTAGTGGTTATCTCCGCCAACGCCGGCGGCGCCTGGTCACCGATTGGTGACGTTACCACCACCATGCTATGGATCGGGGGCCAGATTACCGCCCAGCAGGTTGTCTTTGAGCTGTTCCTTCCCAGTCTCGTCTGTTTGCTGGTGCCGCTGGCGATTCTCAGCGTACGCCTGAAAGGCGATGCGCCCCGTCCCCGTCTGCGTGCCCACGTTGCCGACGGCGGTCACGCCACCACTGACCGGGAGCGCAACATAGTATTGGCGATGGGCATAGGTGCGCTGCTGTTTGTGCCTGTGTTCAAGACCGTTACCGGCCTGCCGCCTTATATGGGCATCCTGTTCGGGCTGGGCGTGTTGTGGGTTGCTACCGAGATAATGCACCGCAACAAGAAAGCTGAACTCAAGCATCCGTTGTCTGTGATCGGCGTGTTGCACCGGGTCGATACGCCGAGCATTCTGTTCTTCCTCGGTATCCTGCTGGCAGTATCCAGCCTCGCCACAGCCGGTCATCTGGGGCAGATAGCCATGGGTCTGCGCGACGGCCTGGGCAACATCTTTGCCATCAACTACGCCGTCGGCCTGCTATCGGCCGTGGTGGATAACGTACCGCTGGTCGCCGGGGCAATGAAAATGTATCCCCTGGTCAGCGACGGCATGCTCGCCTCTGCCGCTGCCTCCGAATCCGAATGGCTCAGCCAGTTCGTCACCGACGGCAGGTTCTGGCAACTGCTGGCATTCTGCGCCGGCACCGGCGGCAGCAGCCTGATCATCGGCTCCGCAGCGGGCGTGGCGGCGATGGGTATGGAGAAGATAGGTTTCTTCTGGTACATCAAGCACGTCAGCCTGCTGGCGTTCCTGGGGTATACCGCTGGGGCTGCGGTCTATTTCCTGATGTACATGTGA
- a CDS encoding SCO family protein, producing MSRWLLACLLVLMTGLAGATTPSSEQTLRAVAFEQKVGDPLPPGLSFTNQRGERVELDSLASDKPMLLVLAWLECPNLCSMILDNLALAVGKLPFGSGTFDVVTVSIDPREAPTNSRKAIHRLGQKYGSGVENWTFLTGEEQSIKLLADAVGYRYAYDPERDSFAHPAGYVVVAPGGMINRYIFNTEPSAPDLKLALLEAANGKLGSPVDQIVLRCYRFDADSGRYNLAVMRIIQVVSLIFILGLVALVWRMRRRNGGD from the coding sequence ATGAGCCGGTGGCTATTGGCATGTCTGCTGGTGCTGATGACCGGCCTGGCCGGAGCGACCACGCCCTCTTCGGAGCAGACCCTGAGAGCGGTTGCCTTTGAACAGAAGGTCGGTGACCCGTTGCCGCCAGGGCTGTCTTTCACCAATCAGCGCGGTGAGCGCGTCGAGCTTGATTCACTGGCCAGCGACAAGCCCATGCTGCTGGTGCTGGCCTGGTTGGAGTGTCCAAATCTCTGCTCCATGATACTGGATAACCTGGCGCTGGCCGTAGGTAAGCTGCCGTTTGGCAGCGGCACTTTTGATGTGGTAACCGTCAGTATTGACCCGCGGGAAGCACCCACCAATTCACGCAAGGCGATCCATCGGCTGGGGCAAAAATATGGCTCTGGCGTGGAAAACTGGACCTTCCTCACGGGAGAGGAACAATCCATCAAGTTGCTGGCTGATGCTGTTGGTTATCGCTATGCCTACGATCCCGAGCGCGACAGCTTTGCGCATCCGGCCGGCTATGTGGTGGTAGCACCGGGCGGCATGATCAATCGCTACATCTTCAACACGGAGCCGAGCGCCCCGGACCTGAAGTTGGCGCTGCTGGAGGCGGCCAATGGCAAGCTGGGCAGTCCGGTGGATCAGATAGTACTGCGCTGCTACCGGTTCGATGCCGATAGCGGACGCTACAATCTGGCGGTCATGCGTATCATCCAGGTGGTCTCGCTGATCTTCATTCTGGGTCTGGTGGCGCTGGTATGGCGGATGCGGAGGCGCAATGGCGGAGACTGA
- a CDS encoding cytochrome c oxidase subunit I, which produces MTKDIPLDRRPDEGQPPDSYLQGGWGLRGWLLSVDHKRIAWLYALSITGFFFLGGIAALLIRLELLTPAGDLFSAEAYNRFFSLHGIIMVWFFLIPSIPATLGNFLLPMMIGAREMAFPKLNLLSWYIYTLGGLFTIATVIAGGVDTGWTFYTPYSSLFSNSAVIAAAAGVFVVGFSSILTGLNFIVTTHTMRVRGMSWFRLPLFVWANYATGLVMVLATPILTVTLLLLAVERTLGLGIFDPSMGGDPLLFQHLFWFYSHPAVYIMILPAMGVVSEIIACFSRNPIFGYFGMVVSIMAISLFGFLVWGHHMFVSGQSLYAGILFSFFSFLVAIPSAIKTLNWTATLFRGRIRFTAPMIYALSFLGLFTIGGLTGIFLAALALDVHLHDTYFVTAHFHYIMVGGAVTAYLGGLHFWWPKLTGRMYSEVWSKVAALALFIGFNLTFYPQFLLGYGGMPRRYHEYPDAFQLLNILSTTGSGILAIGYLLPLIYLAGSLWRGQRAGPNPWAAKGLEWQTSSPPPVHNFQRPPEVEDKPYAYR; this is translated from the coding sequence ATGACGAAGGATATTCCGCTTGATCGCCGGCCCGACGAAGGGCAGCCACCGGATAGCTATCTGCAGGGCGGCTGGGGGCTGCGTGGCTGGCTGCTATCGGTGGACCATAAGCGTATCGCCTGGCTGTATGCGCTATCGATAACCGGATTTTTCTTTCTCGGTGGCATCGCTGCCTTGCTGATTCGGCTGGAGCTGCTCACACCCGCCGGAGACCTGTTCAGCGCCGAGGCGTACAATCGATTCTTCTCGCTCCACGGCATCATCATGGTGTGGTTCTTCCTGATTCCCTCGATTCCCGCGACCCTGGGCAACTTTCTACTGCCGATGATGATCGGTGCCAGGGAAATGGCCTTTCCCAAACTTAATCTGCTGTCCTGGTATATCTACACCCTGGGCGGCCTGTTCACCATTGCTACAGTAATTGCCGGGGGTGTGGATACCGGCTGGACCTTTTACACGCCGTATTCAAGCCTGTTCTCGAACTCGGCGGTAATCGCTGCCGCAGCCGGCGTGTTCGTGGTGGGCTTCTCTTCGATTCTCACCGGTCTCAACTTCATCGTCACCACCCACACCATGCGCGTGCGCGGCATGAGCTGGTTTCGATTGCCGCTATTTGTCTGGGCCAACTATGCCACGGGCCTGGTCATGGTATTGGCGACGCCGATCCTGACCGTGACCCTGCTGTTGCTGGCAGTGGAACGTACGCTCGGACTGGGTATCTTTGATCCGTCCATGGGTGGCGATCCGTTGTTGTTCCAACACTTGTTCTGGTTCTACTCACACCCAGCGGTCTACATCATGATCTTGCCGGCCATGGGCGTGGTCTCGGAAATCATTGCCTGTTTTTCGCGCAACCCGATATTCGGTTACTTCGGTATGGTCGTGTCGATCATGGCCATCTCGCTGTTCGGCTTTCTGGTCTGGGGGCATCACATGTTCGTTTCGGGCCAGAGTCTGTATGCGGGTATCCTGTTTTCCTTCTTCAGCTTTCTGGTGGCCATTCCCTCGGCGATCAAGACGCTCAACTGGACCGCCACGCTGTTTCGCGGGCGCATCCGCTTTACCGCGCCGATGATCTACGCCTTGTCTTTTCTGGGTCTGTTTACCATCGGCGGCTTGACCGGTATCTTTCTCGCCGCGCTGGCGCTGGATGTGCACCTGCACGATACCTATTTCGTCACTGCACACTTTCACTACATCATGGTAGGCGGGGCGGTGACCGCCTATCTCGGCGGGCTTCATTTCTGGTGGCCGAAACTGACCGGCAGGATGTACTCGGAAGTCTGGTCCAAGGTCGCGGCTCTGGCATTGTTCATCGGTTTCAACCTGACCTTCTATCCGCAGTTTCTGCTCGGCTACGGCGGTATGCCGCGGCGCTATCATGAATATCCGGACGCTTTCCAGCTGCTGAACATACTCTCCACAACCGGCAGCGGCATCCTGGCGATCGGTTATCTGCTGCCGCTGATCTACCTTGCCGGCTCGCTATGGCGTGGTCAGCGTGCCGGCCCCAACCCCTGGGCAGCCAAAGGACTGGAATGGCAAACCTCATCGCCACCGCCCGTGCATAACTTCCAACGCCCGCCAGAGGTCGAGGACAAGCCCTATGCCTACCGGTAA
- a CDS encoding cytochrome c oxidase subunit 3, which translates to MPTGKPLPDEQFDDLPQQVRAGLLGMWVFLMTELLLFGGAFAAFVLYRMQHAAVFAEAAGHLDLQLGSLNTLLLLTSGLLMALAEQAMRLQRRPLTLGLLIATLVLGLAFLSIKGLEWYKEYAEQLMPMLWLEFHYPGKQPEIARLFFNFYFTLTGLHALHMLIGVSFIALMTIRISRWREPHRLSRQLRIVGMYWAFVDVLWIFMFTLLYLLRS; encoded by the coding sequence ATGCCTACCGGTAAGCCATTGCCCGATGAGCAGTTCGATGACCTGCCGCAACAGGTGCGGGCTGGTCTGTTAGGGATGTGGGTGTTCCTGATGACGGAACTGCTGCTGTTTGGCGGTGCTTTCGCCGCTTTCGTCTTGTATCGCATGCAACATGCGGCGGTTTTTGCCGAGGCCGCGGGTCATCTGGATCTGCAATTGGGTAGCCTGAACACCTTGCTGTTGCTGACCAGTGGGTTGCTGATGGCGCTGGCAGAACAAGCAATGCGCCTGCAGCGCCGCCCGCTGACCTTAGGGCTGTTGATTGCTACGCTGGTGCTGGGACTGGCGTTTCTGAGCATCAAGGGCCTGGAATGGTACAAGGAATATGCCGAGCAACTGATGCCCATGCTCTGGCTGGAATTCCACTATCCGGGTAAGCAACCGGAGATCGCCCGGCTGTTTTTCAACTTCTACTTCACGCTCACCGGCTTGCATGCACTGCATATGCTTATCGGGGTGAGCTTTATTGCGTTGATGACTATCAGAATCAGCCGTTGGCGTGAGCCGCACCGGTTGAGCAGACAGCTGCGAATCGTCGGAATGTACTGGGCATTCGTCGACGTGCTGTGGATCTTCATGTTCACGCTTTTGTACTTGCTGCGGAGTTGA